One Verrucomicrobiota bacterium genomic region harbors:
- the rpsQ gene encoding 30S ribosomal protein S17 codes for MAEERNSRKVLQGVVSSRSGDKSVKVTVAYKIPHPRYHKVINRKTVLHVHDEKNESKAGDKVEIMETRPISKLKRFRITRVIEVAPVLD; via the coding sequence ATGGCAGAAGAAAGAAATAGTCGAAAAGTTTTGCAAGGAGTGGTTTCAAGCCGTTCTGGAGACAAGTCCGTCAAAGTGACAGTGGCTTATAAAATTCCACACCCACGTTATCATAAGGTGATTAACCGGAAGACCGTATTGCACGTGCATGACGAGAAAAACGAATCCAAGGCCGGCGATAAAGTCGAGATCATGGAGACACGTCCCATAAGTAAGCTCAAACGCTTTCGTATTACCCGTGTTATTGAAGTGGCACCCGTCCTGGACTAA
- the rpmC gene encoding 50S ribosomal protein L29, whose translation MKAKEVRNLSEQEIEKQLRDTSSELLHLRLRKQSGQVETPSELRVLRRNIARMETILKERAVAAAK comes from the coding sequence ATGAAAGCTAAAGAAGTTAGAAACCTTTCCGAACAAGAAATAGAAAAGCAACTGCGCGACACTAGTAGCGAATTGCTGCACCTTCGTTTACGTAAACAATCGGGACAGGTGGAAACGCCCTCCGAATTGCGAGTTCTGCGAAGGAATATCGCCCGTATGGAAACCATTTTGAAAGAACGCGCCGTAGCCGCCGCCAAGTAA
- the rplP gene encoding 50S ribosomal protein L16: MPLLPSRTKYRKQHKGRVNGIAQRGNTLAFGDFGIQSLERGAMTAQQIEAARVAVTRYLKRKGKVWIRIFPQKPITKKPLEVRMGKGKGSVDHWVAVIKPGTMLFEVGGVSETIAREGMRLADGKLPFRCRFVVRETID; the protein is encoded by the coding sequence ATGCCTTTATTACCATCTAGAACCAAGTATCGCAAGCAGCACAAAGGCCGCGTTAATGGGATAGCCCAACGTGGGAACACCCTTGCCTTTGGAGATTTTGGCATCCAATCACTCGAGCGTGGTGCCATGACTGCTCAGCAAATTGAAGCTGCTCGTGTTGCTGTGACCCGTTATTTAAAAAGAAAAGGTAAAGTGTGGATTCGTATATTCCCACAAAAGCCAATTACCAAAAAACCATTAGAAGTACGGATGGGTAAGGGTAAAGGTAGCGTTGACCATTGGGTAGCTGTCATCAAACCCGGCACCATGTTGTTCGAAGTGGGAGGTGTCAGTGAGACTATCGCTCGCGAAGGCATGCGACTTGCCGATGGGAAATTACCTTTTAGATGCCGTTTTGTTGTCCGTGAGACAATCGATTAG
- the rpsC gene encoding 30S ribosomal protein S3: protein MGQKTHPIGFRLAVRRNWESRWYADKKNFSICLEEDYRIRKILTDKLRFASVPRIFIERASNRIRVKIYTARPGIVIGRKGQELEKLKAKLNKLVKREVMLDIQEVKKPEIEAQLVAENVALQLERRISFRRAMKKAVQIADSLGVQGIKIRVAGRLGGTDIARAEMVKKGRVPLHTLREDIDYGFAEASTVYGIIGVKCWILKENEE from the coding sequence ATGGGACAAAAAACACATCCAATTGGTTTTCGCCTAGCGGTCCGCCGTAACTGGGAGTCACGCTGGTATGCCGATAAGAAGAATTTCAGCATTTGCCTCGAAGAGGATTACCGTATCCGGAAGATACTCACCGACAAACTCAGGTTCGCTTCTGTGCCACGTATTTTTATTGAGCGTGCGTCCAATCGTATTCGCGTAAAAATCTATACCGCTCGTCCAGGTATCGTTATTGGTCGTAAAGGTCAGGAGCTTGAAAAGCTCAAAGCGAAATTAAACAAGCTGGTAAAGCGCGAAGTTATGCTGGACATCCAGGAGGTCAAAAAACCTGAGATTGAAGCACAATTGGTCGCTGAGAATGTGGCTCTTCAACTTGAGCGACGCATTTCATTTCGCCGCGCCATGAAAAAAGCCGTGCAGATTGCTGATAGCCTCGGCGTCCAAGGAATTAAGATCCGCGTTGCCGGGCGTCTGGGAGGTACTGATATCGCCCGCGCTGAAATGGTAAAAAAAGGTCGGGTTCCTCTTCATACCCTGCGTGAAGATATCGACTATGGATTTGCGGAAGCCAGTACCGTATATGGAATTATCGGTGTGAAATGCTGGATACTAAAAGAAAACGAAGAATAA
- the rplV gene encoding 50S ribosomal protein L22: MEVQALTKYVRVSPKKAREVIREIQGRRAAEAEQLLKFIPRKSARLVAKTLHSAIANAENNNNLSGEDLIIKKAVIEEGPSLKRFRAGARGSAKPFVKRTSHIRIILSDDK; the protein is encoded by the coding sequence ATGGAAGTCCAGGCACTCACAAAATACGTTCGGGTATCACCTAAGAAGGCCCGCGAAGTTATTCGCGAGATTCAAGGTCGTCGCGCCGCTGAAGCAGAACAACTGTTAAAGTTTATTCCACGCAAGTCGGCTCGTCTAGTGGCAAAGACCCTGCATTCAGCTATAGCGAACGCCGAAAATAACAACAACCTTTCCGGCGAGGATCTTATCATTAAAAAAGCAGTTATTGAGGAAGGCCCTAGCCTTAAACGTTTTCGTGCTGGTGCCCGTGGTTCTGCTAAACCTTTCGTTAAGCGTACGAGCCACATTCGCATCATCCTTTCTGACGACAAATAA
- the rpsS gene encoding 30S ribosomal protein S19 — MARSLKKGFFIDPKLMDKVAIAQKANSRKPLNTWSRRSTITPDFVGLTINVHNGKAFLPVYVTENMVGHKLGEFSQTRTFKSHGTHTKK; from the coding sequence ATGGCTCGTTCACTAAAAAAAGGTTTTTTCATAGATCCCAAGTTGATGGATAAGGTTGCGATCGCTCAAAAGGCTAACTCACGCAAACCACTTAATACTTGGTCACGCCGTTCTACTATCACTCCAGACTTTGTCGGCCTGACAATCAACGTGCACAACGGCAAAGCATTTTTGCCGGTATACGTAACTGAGAATATGGTGGGACACAAGTTAGGTGAATTTTCTCAAACCCGCACATTCAAGAGTCACGGAACTCATACCAAGAAATAA
- the rplB gene encoding 50S ribosomal protein L2, producing the protein MALVEKRPITPSQRFYKQNKVELSKARPERGLTIHKKRSSGRNAYGRITTRRRGGGHKRHIRIIDFRREKLDIPAKIQDIQYDPNRSANLALLAYADGEKRYIIAPRGLEIGDSIVASETSSEINPGNSLVLSNIPPSTKIHNIELIPGKGGQVARAAGTAAQLMGLDGGYATVKMPSGEIRLVNLKCRATIGEVGNHQHQSRTIGKAGRSRWLGKRPRVRGVAMNPVDHPMGGGEGRTSGGGHPTSPWGQLSKGFPTRRKSKTTNKFILVNRNGKKFKR; encoded by the coding sequence ATGGCACTCGTAGAAAAAAGACCCATAACTCCTAGTCAGAGATTTTATAAGCAGAACAAAGTGGAACTGTCGAAAGCCCGCCCAGAGCGTGGACTGACCATTCACAAGAAGCGGTCTAGTGGACGTAATGCTTATGGTCGTATTACCACTCGCCGAAGAGGCGGAGGACATAAACGCCACATTCGTATCATTGATTTCCGTAGAGAGAAGTTGGATATCCCGGCGAAGATCCAGGACATTCAGTATGATCCAAATCGTTCGGCCAATCTTGCATTGCTCGCGTATGCGGATGGAGAAAAACGCTACATTATAGCCCCACGTGGTCTAGAGATCGGTGACAGTATTGTTGCTTCTGAAACTTCAAGTGAGATCAATCCAGGCAACTCATTAGTTCTTTCCAATATTCCGCCCTCAACCAAGATTCACAACATTGAGCTTATTCCCGGAAAGGGAGGACAAGTTGCTCGCGCTGCTGGAACTGCTGCTCAGTTGATGGGCCTTGATGGAGGTTATGCGACTGTTAAAATGCCAAGTGGAGAAATTCGTTTGGTGAATCTGAAGTGCCGCGCCACGATTGGAGAAGTTGGTAACCACCAACACCAAAGTCGCACAATCGGTAAAGCAGGTCGGTCTCGCTGGTTAGGAAAACGTCCTCGTGTTCGCGGTGTTGCGATGAACCCTGTCGATCACCCTATGGGTGGTGGTGAGGGTCGTACCTCTGGTGGTGGACATCCCACTTCACCGTGGGGTCAATTGTCTAAGGGCTTCCCCACACGTCGTAAGTCGAAGACGACCAACAAATTCATTCTCGTTAATCGTAACGGTAAAAAGTTTAAGCGTTAA
- the rplW gene encoding 50S ribosomal protein L23: protein MKPAYQVLKEFSITEKSNILSSNLGQYTFEVFPEADRISVKHAVEKTFNVTVTRVNILNRKGKRKSDRKRRGKFGQTASVKRAIVSLKDGDTIEIV from the coding sequence ATGAAACCTGCGTATCAAGTATTGAAAGAATTTAGTATCACGGAGAAATCGAATATCCTGTCTTCCAATCTTGGACAGTATACTTTCGAAGTCTTTCCAGAAGCCGACAGGATCTCTGTTAAGCATGCTGTTGAAAAGACATTCAATGTGACTGTAACTCGCGTTAATATTCTTAACCGTAAAGGTAAGAGAAAGAGTGATCGTAAACGTCGTGGCAAATTCGGCCAGACTGCATCTGTCAAAAGGGCCATCGTGTCTTTGAAGGACGGCGACACCATCGAAATAGTATAA
- the rplD gene encoding 50S ribosomal protein L4 has protein sequence MKLKTFKSDGSSSGNKEFAFPSFEGDRGVQAIKEVIIAIRANKRFGTASTKTRAEVRGGGKKPFRQKGTGMARQGSSRSPLHSGGGVAMGPKPRDYSKKVNKKVKSLAFQRALFDRAVDGSLVVIKEFKIAEPKTKLFVDVIKQVVPTRGSILIVDSGFQDEVVFASRNIAGLDTEDAAYLNTLQLSLYSTIVITEAAIATLMQRMEADNS, from the coding sequence ATGAAACTGAAGACTTTTAAATCAGACGGATCTTCCAGCGGTAATAAAGAATTTGCCTTCCCTTCATTCGAAGGAGACAGAGGCGTTCAAGCCATTAAGGAAGTAATAATTGCCATTCGCGCGAACAAGCGCTTCGGAACCGCCAGCACGAAAACTCGCGCAGAGGTTCGAGGTGGAGGTAAGAAACCTTTCCGCCAAAAAGGCACGGGTATGGCTCGCCAGGGAAGTTCCAGGTCACCCCTTCATTCTGGTGGTGGTGTTGCCATGGGTCCTAAACCACGCGACTATTCCAAAAAGGTGAACAAGAAGGTTAAGTCACTTGCCTTCCAGCGTGCACTTTTCGACCGGGCAGTCGATGGATCTCTCGTTGTCATTAAAGAGTTCAAAATTGCTGAGCCAAAGACCAAGCTATTTGTGGATGTGATCAAGCAGGTTGTTCCAACGCGCGGATCCATTCTCATCGTAGACAGCGGGTTTCAAGACGAAGTGGTTTTTGCTTCACGCAATATCGCCGGGTTGGACACTGAAGATGCTGCCTATCTCAACACACTGCAACTTTCACTTTATAGCACTATTGTTATAACTGAAGCAGCAATCGCCACCCTCATGCAACGGATGGAGGCCGACAATTCATGA
- the rplC gene encoding 50S ribosomal protein L3, which translates to MLHTLIAKKVGMTQVYDAENCLVPVTVFEAGPCPVTQVKTEETDGYNAVQIGYIRKKTKNMTAGQIGHLSKASLEGLSQLREIRCTSVPEVKVGDTLTVSGFVEGAKVDVVGTTKGRGFQGVVKRWNVKGGPASHGSMFHRRIGSIGLCQDPGHVFKGQIMPGHMGDKQRTVQNLKVVKIYEDKNLILVKGSTPGFNGSQVLIRTSKKTRTARA; encoded by the coding sequence ATGCTACATACACTGATTGCAAAAAAAGTTGGTATGACCCAGGTCTATGACGCCGAAAATTGTCTAGTTCCTGTCACCGTCTTCGAGGCCGGACCCTGTCCGGTAACTCAGGTCAAGACTGAGGAAACCGATGGCTACAATGCCGTCCAGATCGGTTACATCCGCAAGAAGACCAAAAACATGACTGCTGGTCAAATCGGCCACTTGTCCAAGGCTTCGCTGGAAGGACTTTCTCAATTGAGAGAAATTCGCTGCACTTCAGTACCAGAGGTAAAAGTTGGAGACACTTTAACAGTATCTGGATTTGTCGAAGGAGCTAAAGTCGATGTGGTTGGAACTACTAAGGGCCGTGGCTTCCAAGGCGTAGTAAAACGTTGGAACGTTAAAGGTGGTCCTGCCTCTCATGGATCTATGTTCCATCGCCGGATTGGTTCCATCGGTCTGTGTCAAGATCCTGGCCATGTGTTTAAAGGGCAAATCATGCCTGGTCATATGGGTGACAAGCAGCGGACCGTTCAAAACTTGAAGGTTGTTAAGATTTATGAGGACAAAAACCTCATTCTTGTTAAAGGAAGCACTCCTGGGTTCAACGGTTCTCAGGTTCTTATCCGTACTTCAAAGAAAACCCGCACAGCGAGAGCCTAA
- the rpsJ gene encoding 30S ribosomal protein S10: protein MSTQKIRIRLKGFDYRVIDSSAQDIVETAKRSGARVSGPVPLPVHIEKFSVNRSPHVNKKSMEQFEIRTHKRLIDIIEPTAQTVDELKKLNLPSGVDISINV, encoded by the coding sequence ATGTCCACACAAAAAATACGTATCAGACTAAAGGGCTTCGATTACCGAGTAATTGATTCATCCGCCCAGGATATTGTGGAGACTGCAAAGCGCTCCGGAGCCCGAGTTTCTGGCCCTGTTCCTTTGCCCGTTCACATCGAGAAGTTCTCCGTGAACCGCTCTCCTCACGTAAACAAAAAATCGATGGAGCAATTTGAGATCCGTACGCACAAGCGCTTGATCGACATTATTGAGCCAACTGCTCAAACGGTAGATGAATTGAAGAAACTGAACCTCCCTTCTGGGGTGGACATCTCTATTAACGTTTAA
- the fusA gene encoding elongation factor G codes for MGYSDISSLNSPEREYPLERTRNIGIAAHIDAGKTTTTERILYYTGVVHKIGEVHEGTAVTDWMVQERERGITITSAAISCVWSAKSGPYSELEHRINIIDTPGHVDFTAEVERSLRVLDGAIAVFCAVGGVQPQSETVWRQADKYAVPRIAFVNKMDRTGADFFSVIEEMRTKLGANAHALYLPIGAEENFVGMIDLVSMNAIYFDESDSLGVSFDVREIPADLKQQAESYREALLEALSDFDDVVAEKYLNGTELSESEIKIAIRKATTTINFMGVIPGSAFKNKGVQRLLDAVINYLPSPLDLPPMVGHNSSEEAVEVGPNDNGKFVGLVFKLWTDPFVGKLVFCRVYSGKLAKGSQVFNPRTRKMERVSRLLIMKADDREDINVAYSGDICAIVGVKNVWTGDTVCDKSLDVSLEPPTFPEPVISMSIEPKTTADQEKMSLALGRLSDEDPTFRVSSNEETGQTIIAGMGELHLEIISDRLFREFKVQARAGKPEIAYRETVSKSATGEGKFIRQSGGRGQYGHAIIKIEPNKPGAGIQVVSDVVGGTIPKEFIKPTLDGIIEAARNGVIAAYPVIDFKARLVDGSFHEVDSSEMAFKMAGIFAFKDAMKNAGPILLEPIMKVEVTTPEDYQGEVMGDLNRRRGRIQNMESKTNACIITSMVPLEAMFGYATDVRSLSKGRANYSMEPSHFEEVPNSLLEALTNSIYREPVRT; via the coding sequence ATGGGGTATTCCGACATATCTTCTTTGAATTCGCCCGAACGCGAATACCCATTGGAGCGTACGCGGAACATTGGCATAGCTGCCCATATTGACGCCGGTAAAACTACTACTACCGAACGCATACTATATTATACCGGAGTCGTTCATAAGATCGGTGAAGTTCACGAAGGCACGGCTGTTACTGACTGGATGGTGCAAGAGCGCGAGCGTGGTATTACCATAACCTCTGCTGCAATCTCTTGCGTGTGGTCTGCCAAGAGCGGTCCCTATTCTGAATTGGAGCATAGAATTAATATCATCGATACTCCCGGGCATGTTGACTTTACTGCTGAAGTGGAGCGTTCTCTCCGAGTTCTGGATGGCGCAATTGCCGTATTTTGTGCCGTTGGAGGGGTTCAACCTCAATCGGAGACTGTGTGGCGCCAAGCTGATAAATATGCGGTTCCTCGAATCGCGTTCGTCAACAAGATGGACCGAACCGGAGCAGACTTTTTTAGCGTAATTGAAGAAATGCGCACAAAGCTTGGTGCAAATGCCCATGCTCTTTACCTTCCCATTGGTGCAGAAGAGAATTTTGTAGGAATGATCGATTTGGTGTCGATGAACGCCATCTACTTTGATGAATCCGATTCTCTAGGAGTGAGTTTCGACGTTCGTGAAATCCCGGCGGATTTGAAGCAGCAAGCTGAAAGTTATCGCGAAGCATTGTTGGAGGCGCTATCTGATTTCGACGATGTGGTCGCAGAGAAATATTTAAACGGCACCGAGCTGTCCGAATCGGAAATTAAGATCGCCATAAGAAAAGCGACAACCACCATCAACTTTATGGGGGTTATCCCGGGATCTGCCTTTAAAAACAAAGGGGTCCAACGACTTTTAGATGCGGTTATTAATTACCTGCCTTCACCGCTCGATCTCCCTCCCATGGTCGGACACAACTCCTCGGAAGAAGCCGTCGAAGTAGGTCCTAATGATAATGGAAAGTTTGTCGGCCTGGTATTCAAACTCTGGACAGATCCATTTGTTGGTAAACTGGTTTTCTGTCGTGTTTACTCAGGTAAGCTAGCCAAGGGTTCTCAAGTTTTCAATCCGCGCACCCGTAAAATGGAACGCGTGAGCCGTCTTTTAATTATGAAAGCGGATGATCGCGAGGATATCAACGTGGCATACTCCGGTGATATCTGTGCTATTGTGGGCGTGAAGAATGTTTGGACCGGAGATACCGTTTGCGATAAATCCTTGGACGTATCGCTTGAACCCCCTACATTTCCCGAGCCCGTCATCTCGATGTCAATCGAGCCCAAGACAACGGCCGATCAAGAAAAGATGTCCCTGGCGTTAGGACGTCTGTCAGATGAAGATCCTACCTTCCGCGTTTCTTCTAACGAGGAAACAGGGCAAACGATTATCGCTGGTATGGGCGAGCTTCATCTGGAAATTATTAGCGACCGGCTTTTCCGCGAATTCAAAGTGCAGGCTAGAGCTGGAAAACCAGAAATAGCCTACCGCGAGACTGTGTCGAAGTCTGCCACCGGCGAAGGTAAGTTTATCCGCCAATCGGGTGGTCGTGGTCAATACGGACACGCTATTATAAAGATCGAACCGAACAAGCCTGGAGCAGGAATCCAAGTAGTTTCGGATGTGGTTGGCGGTACTATTCCCAAAGAATTTATCAAACCAACATTGGATGGAATTATTGAAGCCGCCAGGAATGGTGTCATTGCTGCTTATCCCGTAATTGATTTTAAAGCACGCCTCGTCGATGGTTCTTTTCACGAGGTGGATTCTTCTGAAATGGCCTTTAAAATGGCTGGTATCTTTGCCTTTAAAGATGCGATGAAGAATGCTGGACCTATCCTTTTGGAACCCATCATGAAAGTGGAAGTAACAACGCCCGAGGATTATCAGGGTGAAGTTATGGGAGACTTGAATCGCCGCCGTGGTCGCATCCAAAATATGGAAAGTAAAACGAATGCTTGCATTATTACATCCATGGTACCATTAGAGGCGATGTTTGGATATGCTACGGACGTTCGTTCGCTATCCAAAGGAAGAGCCAATTACTCTATGGAGCCCTCACATTTCGAGGAAGTTCCTAATAGCCTGCTCGAGGCACTTACAAATTCTATTTATCGCGAACCAGTTCGCACTTAA
- the rpsG gene encoding 30S ribosomal protein S7, which translates to MSRRRRAVKRVPTPDPRYNSTLVSNLTNMVMRCGKKSIAQKIVYGAFELVAEKLEKGDPVDLILGALENIRPRLEVKSRRVGGATYQVPVEISFERQQSLAFRWLISAAQNRRGIPLTEALALEIVDAYNSTGVVVKKREDTHRMAQANRAFAHLRW; encoded by the coding sequence ATGTCTCGTCGTCGTAGAGCAGTAAAACGGGTTCCAACACCCGATCCTCGTTACAACAGTACTTTAGTTAGTAATCTTACTAATATGGTCATGCGTTGTGGAAAGAAATCCATTGCGCAAAAGATTGTCTATGGAGCCTTTGAACTCGTAGCAGAAAAGCTTGAGAAGGGTGATCCAGTTGATCTTATTTTGGGAGCTTTGGAAAATATCCGCCCACGTCTTGAAGTTAAAAGCCGTCGTGTGGGTGGTGCTACTTATCAAGTACCAGTAGAAATATCTTTTGAGCGTCAGCAAAGCCTAGCCTTCCGCTGGTTGATCTCAGCCGCACAGAACCGTCGTGGAATTCCTCTAACGGAAGCTCTTGCTCTTGAAATCGTCGATGCCTATAACAGCACAGGAGTTGTTGTTAAGAAACGCGAAGACACCCACCGTATGGCGCAAGCCAATCGTGCGTTCGCGCACCTTCGTTGGTAA
- the rpsL gene encoding 30S ribosomal protein S12, which produces MPTINQLVRKGRNIIKAKSKSPALDSNPFRRGVCIQVMTRTPKKPNSAIRKVAKVRLTNGIEVIAYIPDEGHNLQEHSIVLVRGGRVKDLPGVRYHIVRGTLDCLAVDKRRRSRSKYGVKRPKKS; this is translated from the coding sequence ATGCCCACCATTAACCAGTTAGTCCGCAAAGGCCGGAATATCATTAAGGCGAAATCCAAATCGCCAGCACTAGATTCGAACCCATTTCGTCGTGGAGTTTGTATCCAGGTAATGACTCGTACGCCGAAAAAACCGAACTCAGCCATCCGCAAAGTTGCGAAGGTTCGTCTAACCAATGGCATCGAAGTCATTGCCTATATTCCTGATGAAGGACACAATCTTCAGGAGCACAGTATTGTGTTGGTACGCGGTGGTCGGGTAAAAGATTTACCGGGAGTGCGTTATCACATCGTTCGAGGTACCCTTGACTGCTTGGCCGTCGATAAACGTCGCCGTAGTCGTTCAAAATACGGAGTAAAACGCCCAAAAAAATCTTAA